The proteins below are encoded in one region of Scomber japonicus isolate fScoJap1 chromosome 24, fScoJap1.pri, whole genome shotgun sequence:
- the LOC128354209 gene encoding cysteine/serine-rich nuclear protein 3-like, with protein sequence MMSGILKRKLEEGPSPYLSLQGSDDDEVSCSDSGNSSDSLNHPVPSGLLDSSSIQQQPKRLRGRNVHFESVTVYYFNRRQGFTSVPTQGGSTLGMSPRHSGVRRFTLREFAMEQKRSHRNMLREHLKEEKLNAIKLKLTKNGTVSSMEADTLTIDDISEDDLDVDNTEVDDYFFLQPLTTRRRRALLRVSGVRRIDVDEKHELRTLRMSREECGCRCRGICDPETCACSLAGIKCQVNGTVVDRMSFPCGCTKEGCSNTMGRLEFNPVRVRTHFLHTIMKLELEKSREEQQQQQQQQPEQQLVTNGNGYHGDSSLVQQQQQPNLQFPLMSGTAHIPIMHLQNTGDTDSHLDEEEEEEEEEEEEEDEDEDDEAYEEDEDGSSICSGLSDCSTHSLETDLEEDEEDEEDEEDEEDEEDEEEEDDDEEEEEDWDCSMHGTNHPPYSVPLPSVMGYSNNTLMGLSNPFNSSPSMQHYQMDSSVNETMAFLSENVTVAPTLPTVEPTLESEIKTELHCQTEQQSIPCHYTDPTEPLTLQPCSHVDTRESNTAPAVASGKQPLPTDPQNNPDAHDLQTEALARSVEQTEEEVKKLPEQEDAASPDQKTDTSCSESI encoded by the exons ATGATGAGTGGGATCCTGAAGAGGAAGCTTGAGGAGGGACCTTCCCCGTATCTGTCCCTACAGGggtctgatgatgatgaggttTCCTGCAGCGACAGTGGTAACAGCAGTGATAGTCTCAACCATCCTGTTCCCTCTGGACTGCTGGACT CTTCCTCTATCCAGCAACAGCCAAAGCGACTGCGGGGCCGCAATGTGCACTTTGAGAGTGTGACCGTCTACTACTTCAACCGGCGGCAGGGATTCACCAGTGTTCCCACGCAGGGTGGCAGCACCCTAGGGATGTCGCCACGTCACAGTGGGGTGAGGCGTTTCACCCTCAGGGAGTTTGCCATGGAGCAGAAAAGGAGCCATCGGAACATGCTGAGGGAACATCTCAAAGAGGAGAAACTCAATGCCATCAAACTCAAA CTGACTAAGAACGGCACAGTGTCATCCATGGAGGCGGATACCCTGACAATTGATGACATCTCAGAGGACGACCTGGACGTAGACAACACGGAGGTGGATGATTACTTCTTCCTCCAGCCTTTGACTACCAGGCGGCGCCGTGCCCTTCTGCGTGTGTCTGGGGTGCGACGCATTGACGTGGATGAAAAGCATGAGCTGCGCACTCTTCGTATGTCCCGAGAGGAATGTGGATGCCGCTGCCGGGGGATATGTGACCCAGAGACCTGTGCTTGCAGCCTGGCCGGCATTAAGTGCCAGGTAAATGGAACTGTG GTGGACCGCATGTCTTTCCCTTGTGGCTGCACCAAGGAAGGCTGCAGCAACACCATGGGACGCCTGGAGTTCAACCCGGTCCGGGTGCGCACCCACTTCCTGCACACCATCATGAAGCTGGAGCTGGAGAAGAGCCgcgaggagcagcagcagcagcagcagcagcagccagagcAGCAGCTTGTAACCAATGGCAACGGTTACCATGGCGACTCCTCTTtggtccagcagcagcagcagccgaaCCTGCAGTTTCCACTGATGAGCGGCACGGCGCACATTCCCATCATGCACCTCCAGAACACAGGCGACACAGATTCACATctagatgaagaggaagaagaggaggaagaggaggaggaagaggaagatgaggatgaggatgatgaagcctatgaggaagatgaggatggTAGTAGCATTTGCAGCGGGCTTTCAGACTGCAGCACACATAGCTTAGAAACAGACctagaggaagatgaagaggatgaggaggatgaagaggatgaggaggatgaagaagatgaagaggaggaggacgacgatgaagaagaagaggaggattgGGATTGCTCAATGCACGGTACAAATCACCCTCCCTACTCGGTTCCACTTCCATCTGTAATGGGTTACTCTAACAACACACTCATGGGCCTCAGTAACCCCTTCAACAGCAGTCCCTCCATGCAGCATTATCAAATGGACAGCTCTGTGAATGAAACTATGGCTTTTCTCAGTGAAAATGTTACTGTGGCTCCCACACTCCCCACAGTAGAGCCTACATTAgagtcagaaataaaaacagaactcCACTGccagacagagcagcagagcattCCCTGTCATTACACTGACCCCACAGAGCCCCTGACGCTCCAACCCTGCTCACATGTGGACACCCGTGAGAGTAACACTGCCCCTGCCGTCGCATCCGGCAAACAGCCGCTCCCGACGGACCCCCAGAACAATCCAGACGCTCATGACTTACAGACTGAGGCTTTGGCTCGGTCTGTggagcagacagaggaggaagtaaagaagctACCAGAGCAGGAAGACGCAGCCTCTCCCGATCAAAAGACGGACACGTCATGCTCAGAGAGCATCTGA